In Schizosaccharomyces osmophilus chromosome 1, complete sequence, the genomic window ACAGTGCAAACACATTCAGCACACTGAATTTTATaattcgaaaaaaaataacaataCTCCATATCGCTATTAGTTGCTGCTTCGCTcgttgttttgtttacccCGAACAGAGCTACATTTATTGCAGTGCCCAAGGCAAATGTAGAAGATTGCAAGGCTAAGCATCGTTTCCTTCTAAAGGAAACGATCACTTCTTGAACTATAGACGAGTTAATGAATAGCTCATGGAGCGGAATCAAGcaagaacaaaaagtatCAAATCTTTATAACATTACTCatcttttattaaaaaaaaaaaaaaaaaaaaaaaaaaaaagcaaagcaacCTTGATAAGATATCTACTCCTCTTTCTTGTAGAAAAGAGGGCACTCTTCGCCCTTTGTATTCCACCATAGTCAGTGAGTCATCCTTACCTTTATAAACGACCACCACATACCATGTCTCAAGTTCAGATTGTCAGGTCTTTCATAGAGGAGctatcaaaaaattcaagaaagCATCCAGACAGAATTTCAGTTGATAAAATCAATGGTTCTGCTCTTTCGGTATGTTTACATTTGGAACTATTGGATGGAAACttacaatttcttttagaCAGCTATAGGCTTACCAGAGACTCCATttccaaaggaagaattcaaaaatgaagaaaaaaaaggtacgCTGTTCATCGTCCCTCACACGATTTTTAATACTTTTGTAGTGCATATCATTGCGAAAACTGTGCGTCCTCCCGTGATCTCTGCGAGTGCTGAAGTCTCTACAAGTAGCACTATTTTGGAACTTAAAGAGTCTCTTGCTCCTCAGTTGAATGTTGCTGTAACTTCACTTCGACTATTGCACAAAGGAAAGCCCTTGGTGAACTCGAAATTTTTAGCTGATTATTTTGACCCTGAAGCGACAGAGGTGTCTTTACAGATGTTTTTACTTCAAAGCTCTTAATCCAAGTGATCCCTGTCCCCCAAAATATGAAATATACGTGAAATGGGTTTGATGatataaaaaggaaagagacACAACTTAAAATCCTCCAAATAATAAAGCGATGTTTAAGATaaactcattttttttcttgtttagTCATCCTATTTCTATGTTCTTTTCGACATATGAAGTCCTTGGTCTCAGCCGTACAATTATTCAAGAAGATGCCCTTCAGCAAGCGGATATGGCTCTTTGCTACTGCATTACTATAATGAATTAACAGAATTCCATTCGGAAAACCGTAATCCTGACTACTTGCTTCATgaattctttccaaaatatcATATTAGAAAACGTATATATTTTTCAGTAACGCGTTACATCTCATTAAAAGCAATTTACATATGCTACAGGGCATTGGTATTCGGGTAAAATAGTTCCTTAAACTACCCTATTCACTGATATGCTTCCTGAGTTCCTGGTTCAGCACCAGCGCTCAAGAAACGCGTTCCTGCAGTTTTTCTTAATTCATATACTTTCCATTTATTTACTGCCTTGAATTCGTTAGcagtcttttattttatttaactATTCTTTATTgctttaaatttctttgtcagttttgaagaaaatctATAATGCCGCTGAATCTATCTCCTGAGGAACATAATGGGTTTGATCAGCTTTTTAAGATCGCGGACAAACAAGATATTGGCGTACTCACTGGTGAAGAAGCCGTTCCTTTCCTTGAAAAGTCAGGATTGGTCCCTCAAGTCTTGGGCCAGGTATGTCATGCTAGATTTGCAGTGTGTTTCAATTAGCAAGCGTGAAATGAACgtgaaaaagagaaatattCAAGTCCTTAAGAGGAGGTTCCCTTCCCCTTTCAtgctattttttcttatttccttttacGTTGTTGCAAATACACTGCATAATAAGGAGTATATAGTGCCTATACATTGTAAGTTAGTTTATTAACCTTTATGCGTATAGATTTGGCAAATGGCAGATTCAGAGAATCGTGGCTTCTTAACCTTTTCTGCATTTAGCGTGGCCATGCGACTTATTGCCCTTGCTCAAGAGAAGCGACCTTTTGATTACAGGAATCCTGGCAAAGTACCATATTTTTCGAATGTTCAACTGTCTAACGTTGAGCCTTCCTCTATCGTTCAACCGTTAGTCTCTAGCACACCTGCAGCTCCCGCACCCGTACCTTCAAATCCTACAGGAAGCGTTCCTTTGCCTCCCATTGCTCCTGAAGAACTAAATCGTTATCAAAAGATGTTTACCACTGTATGCTCAGCTGATTCACTAATGGACGGTGAACGAGCTAGTTCCATTTTTGGCCGTGCTCCATTGAGCACTGAAGTTCTTGCTCAAGTTTGGAACCTAGTAGACACCCGTAAGCGAGGTGCTCTAGACATTCGTGAATTCAATACAGGAATGCATCTCGTCAACCTTTTACTTAGTGGAACTTTGAATTCCCTCCCTTCAACGATTTCTCCATCTTTTATTACATCAGCCGTTATGCCGATGCCTGCTTCGTCGGCTCAATCGCCTCCTGCTCAGAATCCTATAAGGACTCGTAATGTTGCTCCTCCTTCTGATCCTTGGACAATTCCAGCTCAAGACATCAACAATTTCTGTCAACTGTTTTATAATGTTGATAAAACACGTAAAGGTTACATATCAGGTTCTGAGGcctattctttttttcttgcttcCAAACTTCCTGAGGATGTTTTAGCCCAAATTTGGGACCTGAGCGATACGAATAGCTCTGGCAAGCTAAATCTCGGTGAATTTTGTAttgctctttttttgattaaGATGAAGCTTCAGGGAAAAGAATTGCCCTCTGAACTGTTTCCTTCCACCTTATCTTCCGTTACCCCCCTCATGCAGCATAATTCTCCAGCTGTTTCACCTCAGTCTACGAATCAGCCTGTGATGCCAATATCACATGCTTCTTCGAAAACCGTCCAACCAACTCGAACTAGTTCGGGAACAGAGGATTTGTTAAGCTTGGATCAAGTTAGCTTTTCACCTTCTCCACAACCACAGCGTCCTTTTAACGACTTAAAGCCCCAGCCTAGTCAAGATTTGCCTCAGAACTCTGCTTATAACACTCAACCTCTACAAGCAGTCCATACCTCTGGACTTGTGGCTTCTCCCACATCAACGACTTCTCCATTATCTGGATTCGTACCTCAATCTAACTTTGGCCAGTCGATAGCCAAGGTCAATATGGATAAGGGTAATGTGCCATCGAAATCTGGCACTCCTCCGGTAGCTACCCCTATACCTCATAAACCCTCCAATGAACAAATGAAAGTAGCAGCTGAATTGCCAAAATATGAAGCACAACTACAACAAGCTACTGATAACAACAAATACACGGAACAAGAAGCCAAAACCGTCTCAGATAGTCATAGCGACGCACAAACGAAGTTGGCCGATATAAGAAAGGCCTATAACGAGGAACTGGCGAAAACCAAGCAGATTACATCGGAAACTGATGCAAAACGTCTACAAACCCaacaaatgaagaaagattACGGAATTTTAGAGGCTACTTTGGAagctttgaagaagcaaaatgatgaaaagaaagttacTATTGAGGAGGCTCACGCCGACCTTGAAGCTGCTATCACAATGATAAACAATTCCAACGCTTCAATCCAAGCTTTGAAAGAT contains:
- a CDS encoding ubiquitin family protein, Get5 candidate, whose amino-acid sequence is MSQVQIVRSFIEELSKNSRKHPDRISVDKINGSALSTAIGLPETPFPKEEFKNEEKKVHIIAKTVRPPVISASAEVSTSSTILELKESLAPQLNVAVTSLRLLHKGKPLVNSKFLADYFDPEATEVSLQMFLLQSS
- the ede1 gene encoding EPS15 repeat family actin cortical patch component Ede1, with translation MPLNLSPEEHNGFDQLFKIADKQDIGVLTGEEAVPFLEKSGLVPQVLGQIWQMADSENRGFLTFSAFSVAMRLIALAQEKRPFDYRNPGKVPYFSNVQLSNVEPSSIVQPLVSSTPAAPAPVPSNPTGSVPLPPIAPEELNRYQKMFTTVCSADSLMDGERASSIFGRAPLSTEVLAQVWNLVDTRKRGALDIREFNTGMHLVNLLLSGTLNSLPSTISPSFITSAVMPMPASSAQSPPAQNPIRTRNVAPPSDPWTIPAQDINNFCQLFYNVDKTRKGYISGSEAYSFFLASKLPEDVLAQIWDLSDTNSSGKLNLGEFCIALFLIKMKLQGKELPSELFPSTLSSVTPLMQHNSPAVSPQSTNQPVMPISHASSKTVQPTRTSSGTEDLLSLDQVSFSPSPQPQRPFNDLKPQPSQDLPQNSAYNTQPLQAVHTSGLVASPTSTTSPLSGFVPQSNFGQSIAKVNMDKGNVPSKSGTPPVATPIPHKPSNEQMKVAAELPKYEAQLQQATDNNKYTEQEAKTVSDSHSDAQTKLADIRKAYNEELAKTKQITSETDAKRLQTQQMKKDYGILEATLEALKKQNDEKKVTIEEAHADLEAAITMINNSNASIQALKDEITHQEQILTTLHQELDTVTQQLVNLDRENKSLSQKKEGLSLNIGNTEKQLSSAKSELENQTKNRSTNPSPSRELPNSTHAEEAVPSLSTKINEEVNEENHNRPFLQQSNNLFEGPARDVRSPSLNSAASFGISKNPFHKLKFSEANSPVSNFWEQEFASTVFPHSASKDTSMYSNPTSKTPSLDTEMRYSLKPDSSLGENSHYELSSFASQRGSPVSSDMAKMTESNVNTSALSEQSEKRSEYKPPVPPSRREKTISSKSAEEEFPPIQSTEPEEESSDDNEQTKIVHGASGTPLPNNDGYLKTSTTTHVENELPPSVSHFPELNDSYSDKMKLAPQNGFYVGDSSDSNRPFDFETANESDNEGFSSQPVPVKSDSTEDAFNVDEFSSEFQHLQAAKVSDDEDHDAIENGKART